A region of Toxorhynchites rutilus septentrionalis strain SRP chromosome 1, ASM2978413v1, whole genome shotgun sequence DNA encodes the following proteins:
- the LOC129762791 gene encoding uncharacterized protein LOC129762791 gives MAFKYVVLTIALVGLAGANPAQKPAFWKGTPMDGMVEEMRSMCSANDDSGACLKYKIMNFLDTVFKKDNFQITDGVEVHGNGYTGSGARSTGGILDNVEEYVRSHDVTFKLPVADAKLTVSPRNIDNDELSLTINFPKSASGRSAVEARKSKLKKIVIPIMVFILLKAMTLIPMAIGILGLKAWNSLQLSFFSFIVSVGLAIFQLCKKLAADSHHPHIAAHGPWDAGRSFADAAASSDAEPTYVGQDLAYNAYA, from the exons ATGGCATTCAAGTATGTTGTACTGACAATCGCCTTAGTGGGCCTGGCTGGTGCCAATCCTGCACAGAAGCCTGCCTTCTGGAAGGGTACACCCATGGACGGAATGGTCGAGGAAATGCGTTCGATGTGCAGCGCGAATGACGATTCGGGTGCTTGTTTGAAGTATAAAATCATGAACTTCTTGGATACGGTGTTCAAAAAGGATAATTTCCAG ATCACCGACGGTGTTGAAGTTCACGGAAATGGATACACTGGCAGTGGAGCTCGCAGCACAGGTGGAATTTTGGATAACGTCGAAGAGTACGTGAGGAGCCATGATGTTACCTTCAAGCTGCCAGTCGCTGACGCTAAGTTGACCGTTTCCCCTCGTAACATCGACAACGATGAGCTGAGTTTGACCATCAACTTCCCCAAATCAGCCTCCGGACGCAGTGCTGTCGAAGCCCGCAAATCGAAGCTAAAGAAGATCGTCATCCCCATCATGGTGTTCATCCTCCTGAAGGCCATGACTTTAATCCCCATGGCTATCGGAATCCTCGGGCTGAAGGCTTGGAACTCTCTGCAGCTGTCCTTCTTCTCGTTCATCGTCTCTGTCGGTTTGGCCATCTTCCAGCTGTGCAAGAAG CTCGCCGCCGACAGTCACCACCCACACATTGCAGCCCATGGTCCATGGGATGCTGGCCGATCGTTTGCTGATGCCGCTGCTTCCAGTGACGCTGAACCAACATACGTCGGTCAGGATCTGGCGTACAATGCTTATGCTTGA